Proteins encoded within one genomic window of Humulus lupulus chromosome 1, drHumLupu1.1, whole genome shotgun sequence:
- the LOC133788843 gene encoding uncharacterized protein LOC133788843, translating into MRMWDDASTTNNDNNVPNADQDSYLNFDFFSSISKPKDYYKILEVGYDATDDAIRSNYIRLALKWHPDKQKDLDSSTSRFQEINEAYQVLSDPVKRLEYDKNGMQYVYDYNIIEYLNRYKGLILTCNGLGIKHSIW; encoded by the exons ATGAGGATGTGGGACGACGCCTCCACCACCAACAACGACAACAATGTACCCAACGCCGACCAAGATTCTTACCTTAATTTTGATTTCTTCTCATCCATTTCCAAACCCAAG GATTATTACAAGATATTGGAAGTGGGTTATGATGCTACGGACGATGCGATTCGATCAAACTACATACGCCTTGCCCTG AAATGGCACCCGGATAAGCAGAAGGACCTGGACAGTTCCACTTCCAGATTTCAGGAAATAAACGAGGCTTATCAAG TTTTGAGTGATCCTGTAAAGAGGTTAGAATATGACAAGAATGGAATGCAGTATGTCTATGATTACAATATAATT GAGTATCTCAACCGTTACAAGGGTCTTATATTGACGTGCAATGGTCTTGGAATAAAGCATTCAATCTGGTAA